The sequence CGCGAGCAGCGCGTGCGCGCTCACGCCGGCGACGGGGGCGATCGTCAGGCCGCGCAGGTTTGCGCCGGCGAGGGCGATCGCTCTTGCGTGCTCATCCTTCTCGCGATCGACGATGAACAGCACTTTGCCTTTGCGGTCGGATGAATTCGACTGCTCCAGGAACGCCACGAACTCTTTGGTCTTGGCCGGTTTGAAGCCGGCTGCGTCGACGATGCTGATCGAGCCGTCCGCCGCCTTGGCGGCAACGGCCATGCCCAGCGCCGCGCGCCGCGCGCGCCGGTTCATCGCGATGTTGTACGAGCGCGGATGCGGACCGAACACCACGCCGCCTTTGCGCCATAGCGGGGAGCGGATACTGC comes from Candidatus Eremiobacteraceae bacterium and encodes:
- the rplD gene encoding 50S ribosomal protein L4; the encoded protein is MSNTNLPLLDTTGKAVGKVDVPAAFSREPKVAVLHFAVTRHLANRRAGTADTKRRDDVRGGGKKPWRQKGTGRARAGSIRSPLWRKGGVVFGPHPRSYNIAMNRRARRAALGMAVAAKAADGSISIVDAAGFKPAKTKEFVAFLEQSNSSDRKGKVLFIVDREKDEHARAIALAGANLRGLTIAPVAGVSAHALLAHDRVIFTKNAYESLAEVCSA